In a genomic window of Salvelinus fontinalis isolate EN_2023a unplaced genomic scaffold, ASM2944872v1 scaffold_2158, whole genome shotgun sequence:
- the LOC129850645 gene encoding sodium- and chloride-dependent GABA transporter 2-like gives MLFILFIRGVTLPGAGEGLKYYLWPQMDKILEPGVWRDAGTQVFFSYAVCQGVLTSLGSYNKYNNNCYKDCVALCILNSATSIFAGFAVFSVLGFMAHSLDVDMNEVVKGGGPLSSTSPSSSSFLVFIPFSKSHSLLQRSSLSTP, from the exons ATGCTCTTCATCCTGTTTATCCGAGGTGTGACTCTACCAGGAGCTGGAGAGGGCCTAAAGTACTATCTCTGGCCTCAAATGGACAAGATCTTGGAACCTGGG gtgtggcGTGATGCAGGGACCCAGGTGTTTTTCTCCTACGCTGTATGTCAAGGGGTCCTCACCTCTCTGGGCAGCTACAACAAGTACAACAACAACTGTTACAA GGATTGCGTGGCACTCTGCATTCTCAACAGTGCCACCAGCATCTTTGCTGGATTCGCCGTGTTCTCTGTACTGGGATTCATGGCTCACTCACTCGACGTGGACATGAATGAAGTTGTTAAAGGAGGTGGGCCTCTTTCCTCCacatccccctcttcctcctccttcctcgtCTTCATCCCTTTTTCAAAGTCACACTCCTTACTGCAGAGGTCAAGTTTGTCAACACCTTGA